A genomic region of Oryza glaberrima chromosome 1, OglaRS2, whole genome shotgun sequence contains the following coding sequences:
- the LOC127768094 gene encoding serine carboxypeptidase-like 26 isoform X2, translated as MASCASPRLKSLCHHPLFIILLALSLLQTITAEDEQEADRVAFLPGQPRSPQVSQFSGYITVNSQNGRALFYWFFEAQALPSKKPLLLWLNGGPGCSSVGYGAASELGPLMVNGNGTGLEFNKFAWNNEANLLFLESPVGVGFSYTNTSSDLDNIDDRFVAEDTYNFLVNWFKRFPQYKNHDFYISGESYAGHYVPQLADVVYERNKHVETNQHMHLKGFIVGNAETDDYYDYKGLVEFAWSHSVISDQLYKHVNNVCDFRLSPRSNECNHVMGSIYDQYDMIDIFNVYAPKCNTDDSSLFSTSYSTADMNAKRLKGTRMYSGYDPCYSSHIEDYMNKMDVQKSLHANTSGLIKDRKWSICSYSIFDNYDITVFSVLPIYSKLIKAGLRIWVYSGDVDGRVPVIGSRYCVEALGLPVKSQWQPWYLNNQVAGRFVEYQGLTMATVRGAGHAVPQDKPEQALVVINSFLSGRRLPTKSNR; from the exons ATGGCTTCTTGTGCATCACCAAGGCTCAAATCCCTGTGCCACCATCCACTCTTCATCATCTTGCTTGCTCTCTCATTGCTGCAGACAATCACAGCAGAGGATGAGCAGGAGGCTGATAGGGTTGCTTTCCTCCCTGGGCAGCCAAGGAGCCCACAGGTGTCTCAGTTCTCAGGCTACATCACTGTGAACAGCCAGAATGGCAGGGCACTCTTCTACTGGTTCTTTGAGGCTCAGGCACTGCCCTCCAAGAAGCCTCTCCTGCTCTGGCTTAATGGAG GTCCTGGTTGCTCATCTGTGGGCTATGGAGCAGCTTCTGAATTGGGTCCTCTCATGGTCAATGGAAATGGAACAGGTTTGGAATTCAACAAGTTTGCATGGAATAACG AGGCCAATTTGTTGTTCTTGGAATCTCCTGTTGGAGTCGGCTTCTCCTACACAAATACCTCGTCTGACCTAGACAACATTGATGACCGTTTTGTCG CTGAGGACACCTATAATTTCTTGGTGAATTGGTTCAAGAGGTTTCCTCAGTACAAAAACCATGACTTCTACATCTCTGGAGAGAGCTATGCAG GGCACTATGTTCCTCAGCTTGCTGATGTAGTGTATGAGCGCAACAAGCATGTTGAAACAAACCAGCATATGCATTTGAAAGGATTTATT GTTGGCAATGCAGAGACTGATGATTACTATGACTACAAGGGACTAGTTGAGTTCGCTTGGAGTCACTCAGTGATCTCAGATCAACTCTATAAGCATGTCAACAATGTTTGCGACTTCAGGTTATCACCCCGTAGCAATGAGTGTAACCATGTAATGGGATCCATCTATGATCAGTACGATATGATCGATATTTTCAATGTGTATGCACCTAAGTGCAACACTGATGACTCATCCCTCTTTTCCACCTCCTACAGTACAGCTGATATGAATGCTAAG AGGCTTAAAGGCACGAGGATGTACTCAGGGTATGATCCGTGCTATTCGTCACACATCGAAGATTACATGAACAAGATGGATGTGCAGAAATCACTTCATGCGAATACGAGTGGATTGATCAAGGACAGAAAATGGAGTATCTGCAG TTATTCAATATTTGACAATTACGATATCACGGTCTTCTCTGTTCTTCCTATTTACTCTAAGCTTATCAAGGCTGGCCTACGAATATGGGTCTACAG CGGAGACGTGGATGGCAGGGTTCCAGTTATTGGATCCCGGTACTGCGTAGAAGCCCTTGGCCTTCCTGTTAAGTCACAGTGGCAACCATGGTACCTAAACAATCAG GTTGCTGGGAGATTTGTTGAGTATCAAGGATTGACAATGGCCACAGTAAGAGGAGCTGGACATGCAGTGCCACAAGACAAGCCAGAACAGGCACTGGTGGTAATCAATTCCTTTCTTTCAGGCAGGCGACTACCAACAAAAAGCAACCGATGA
- the LOC127768094 gene encoding serine carboxypeptidase-like 26 isoform X1 — translation MASCASPRLKSLCHHPLFIILLALSLLQTITAEDEQEADRVAFLPGQPRSPQVSQFSGYITVNSQNGRALFYWFFEAQALPSKKPLLLWLNGGPGCSSVGYGAASELGPLMVNGNGTGLEFNKFAWNNEANLLFLESPVGVGFSYTNTSSDLDNIDDRFVAEDTYNFLVNWFKRFPQYKNHDFYISGESYAGHYVPQLADVVYERNKHVETNQHMHLKGFIVGNAETDDYYDYKGLVEFAWSHSVISDQLYKHVNNVCDFRLSPRSNECNHVMGSIYDQYDMIDIFNVYAPKCNTDDSSLFSTSYSTADMNAKKRLKGTRMYSGYDPCYSSHIEDYMNKMDVQKSLHANTSGLIKDRKWSICSYSIFDNYDITVFSVLPIYSKLIKAGLRIWVYSGDVDGRVPVIGSRYCVEALGLPVKSQWQPWYLNNQVAGRFVEYQGLTMATVRGAGHAVPQDKPEQALVVINSFLSGRRLPTKSNR, via the exons ATGGCTTCTTGTGCATCACCAAGGCTCAAATCCCTGTGCCACCATCCACTCTTCATCATCTTGCTTGCTCTCTCATTGCTGCAGACAATCACAGCAGAGGATGAGCAGGAGGCTGATAGGGTTGCTTTCCTCCCTGGGCAGCCAAGGAGCCCACAGGTGTCTCAGTTCTCAGGCTACATCACTGTGAACAGCCAGAATGGCAGGGCACTCTTCTACTGGTTCTTTGAGGCTCAGGCACTGCCCTCCAAGAAGCCTCTCCTGCTCTGGCTTAATGGAG GTCCTGGTTGCTCATCTGTGGGCTATGGAGCAGCTTCTGAATTGGGTCCTCTCATGGTCAATGGAAATGGAACAGGTTTGGAATTCAACAAGTTTGCATGGAATAACG AGGCCAATTTGTTGTTCTTGGAATCTCCTGTTGGAGTCGGCTTCTCCTACACAAATACCTCGTCTGACCTAGACAACATTGATGACCGTTTTGTCG CTGAGGACACCTATAATTTCTTGGTGAATTGGTTCAAGAGGTTTCCTCAGTACAAAAACCATGACTTCTACATCTCTGGAGAGAGCTATGCAG GGCACTATGTTCCTCAGCTTGCTGATGTAGTGTATGAGCGCAACAAGCATGTTGAAACAAACCAGCATATGCATTTGAAAGGATTTATT GTTGGCAATGCAGAGACTGATGATTACTATGACTACAAGGGACTAGTTGAGTTCGCTTGGAGTCACTCAGTGATCTCAGATCAACTCTATAAGCATGTCAACAATGTTTGCGACTTCAGGTTATCACCCCGTAGCAATGAGTGTAACCATGTAATGGGATCCATCTATGATCAGTACGATATGATCGATATTTTCAATGTGTATGCACCTAAGTGCAACACTGATGACTCATCCCTCTTTTCCACCTCCTACAGTACAGCTGATATGAATGCTAAG AAGAGGCTTAAAGGCACGAGGATGTACTCAGGGTATGATCCGTGCTATTCGTCACACATCGAAGATTACATGAACAAGATGGATGTGCAGAAATCACTTCATGCGAATACGAGTGGATTGATCAAGGACAGAAAATGGAGTATCTGCAG TTATTCAATATTTGACAATTACGATATCACGGTCTTCTCTGTTCTTCCTATTTACTCTAAGCTTATCAAGGCTGGCCTACGAATATGGGTCTACAG CGGAGACGTGGATGGCAGGGTTCCAGTTATTGGATCCCGGTACTGCGTAGAAGCCCTTGGCCTTCCTGTTAAGTCACAGTGGCAACCATGGTACCTAAACAATCAG GTTGCTGGGAGATTTGTTGAGTATCAAGGATTGACAATGGCCACAGTAAGAGGAGCTGGACATGCAGTGCCACAAGACAAGCCAGAACAGGCACTGGTGGTAATCAATTCCTTTCTTTCAGGCAGGCGACTACCAACAAAAAGCAACCGATGA
- the LOC127768112 gene encoding uncharacterized protein LOC127768112 — translation MKPAVEVEEGDERAAELARKKAAAAAAAAAKKAEEAAVEEEEVVNGEEEEEEVEEEAVDGEEGDGDEEGDGEEEGDEEEDAEEGEKGAAGHTVVEISDEEDEEDGEEGEGGDDDDDDDDDDDDDDDDEEEEEEVEGDEQEELGTEYLVKPLGDAEDEEHSSDFEPDENGEGAEDEEIDEDDDGDDDSAKAQSSSKRKRSGGDDEDDDDDDDDGDDDDDDDGRPSKR, via the exons ATGAAGCCGGCggtcgaggtggaggagggggacgagcgggcggcggagctTGCCCGGAAGAaggccgctgctgctgcagcggcggcggccaagaaggcggaggaggcggcggtggaggaggaagaggtggtgaacggggaggaggaggaggaggaggtcgaggaggaggcggtagatggggaggagggcgacggcgacgaggagggggatggagaggaggagggggacgaggaggaggacgccgaggagggggagaagggcGCGGCGGGGCACACCGTCGTAGAGATctccgacgaggaggatgaggaggacggcgaggagggggagggcggcgacgacgatgacgacgacgacgatgacgacgacgacgacgacgacgacgaagaggaagaggaggaagtcGAGGGCGACGAGCAGgag GAGCTAGGAACTGAGTATCTGGTCAAGCCACTTGGTGATGCAGAGGACGAGGAGCATTCCAGTGACTTCGAGCCAGATGAAAACGGTGAGGGTGCCGAGGATGAAGAGATTGATGAGGACGATGATGGCGATGATGATTCCGCGAAGGCGCAATCCTCCTCGAAGAGGAAGAGGTCGGGTGGCGATGACGAagatgatgacgacgatgatgatgatggtgatgatgatgatgatgatgatggtagACCCTCAAAGCGATAG
- the LOC127760590 gene encoding uncharacterized protein LOC127760590 has translation MAAEDRNGLLARRPELRDLCLSYSLFKSLRRRLSGYPLADAGSTNALEFVLGGMGLGGGGAERLFRVLIDELWFASDFYYSPISLSSFSGWCAVLNHLFSALIVVGAVTVGWIYRTKQVVIFDGSQAFYYIVTFVLLLSVVFIEIWEIVADVCSNWTKMALLAHYIRHDSPWRRFRFVHSALDAVLRRFRPARRWREKIGQNSVLEPRRFRKRNGLLAEKFYGRAGLMESVGVSLRVIEAMHRSFRNIYDLQTNEPAGDAANRPVGGNADRVRYSSLRRFQFEFDTITDKILAWHVATRLFEIAHARTSPDNKIVACHLCSYYCGYLVAAVPELLPDCPAWTQKRYKKVATDVRTALGSHGNTPERYRYDKLLRKLSSGSRDEVLQRGVVIVGRLVKEFDKGEGDGVNADMAWQFLENFWSEMVLYVASSENVKGHVEAMGRGGEFVTLVWALLLHAGITTRPAAQSNIIP, from the coding sequence atggcggcggaggacagAAACGGGCTGCTGGCCAGGCGGCCGGAGCTCAGGGACCTCTGCCTGTCCTACTCCCTGTTCAAGAGCCTTCGCCGGCGGCTGTCGGGCTACCCCTTGGCCGACGCAGGCTCCACCAATGCCCTTGAGTTCGTGCTCGGTGGCATGGGgctgggtggcggcggcgccgagcggtTGTTCCGCGTCCTCATCGACGAGCTCTGGTTTGCTAGTGATTTCTACTACTCTCCCATCTCGTTGAGCTCCTTCAGCGGATGGTGTGCCGTGCTCAACCACCTCTTCTCCGCCCTGATCGTCGTCGGCGCTGTCACCGTGGGATGGATCTATCGAACGAAGCAAGTGGTGATTTTCGACGGCTCGCAAGCGTTCTACTACATCGTCACTTTCGTCCTCCTGCTGTCCGTCGTGTTCATCGAGATATGGGAGATCGTCGCCGACGTGTGCTCCAACTGGACCAAGATGGCCCTGCTCGCCCACTACATCAGGCACGACTCGCCGTGGCGCCGATTCCGCTTCGTCCACTCGGCGCTCGACGCGGTGCTGCGGCGGTTCAGGCCGGCGAGACGGTGGCGCGAGAAAATCGGGCAGAACTCGGTCCTGGAGCCCCGCCGTTTCCGCAAGCGAAACGGGCTTCTCGCTGAGAAATTCTACGGCCGCGCCGGCCTCATGGAGTCTGTCGGTGTCTCTTTGAGGGTCATAGAAGCGATGCACAGGTCCTTCCGGAACATCTACGACCTGCAGACGAATGAACCAGCAGGAGACGCAGCGAATCGGCCAGTCGGCGGCAACGCCGACAGGGTGAGGTATTCTTCCCTGAGACGGTTCCAGTTCGAGTTCGACACCATCACCGACAAGATCCTCGCTTGGCACGTTGCAACTAGGCTCTTCGAGATAGCTCACGCGCGTACTTCTCCGGACAACAAGATCGTCGCCTGCCATCTCTGCTCCTACTACTGCGGGTACCTGGTGGCGGCCGTGCCGGAGCTTCTGCCGGACTGCCCCGCTTGGACCCAAAAACGGTACAAGAAGGTGGCGACCGATGTGCGCACGGCGCTTGGCAGTCACGGCAATACTCCGGAGAGGTACAGGTACGACAAGCTTTTGCGGAAGCTAAGCTCCGGCTCCCGCGACGAGGTGCTGCAGCGCGGAGTGGTGATCGTTGGGCGCCTGGTGAAGGAGTTCGACAagggcgagggcgacggcgtgAACGCGGACATGGCGTGGCAGTTCCTTGAGAATTTCTGGTCGGAGATGGTGTTATACGTGGCGTCGTCGGAGAACGTCAAGGGGCACGTTGAGGCCatgggccgcggcggcgagttcGTCACGCTCGTGTGGGCGCTGCTCCTGCACGCCGGCATCACCACAAGGCCTGCGGCGCAAAGCAATATTATACCGTAG